One region of Alosa alosa isolate M-15738 ecotype Scorff River chromosome 1, AALO_Geno_1.1, whole genome shotgun sequence genomic DNA includes:
- the LOC125298942 gene encoding zinc finger protein 227-like, whose translation MSSPMSNLVDVHGQIASILEVLANAAVSEICKVVDDGYAVLRLEISKSQNEIDSLKKKLQMTKLRCRRVCSERHGAQGYGLGRLSSPAGVHMRGKTFHSIQSFQNSNSIPEVEHGPVSQNQDTSQKRPLHRNQNTHGQQQLTGASKELATVKTEDNTADYTTSCLSRENVVTDDYNEGCVNSSEEVRTEETRPLQKSDSDKTSHPHPQAHTLKHNREAERQTEDDSQFRTWQEAGQLLEDPLAWAQEQRKSGANTNISNADVDHGTFSRNKGTSESATNCLLSAGSIDWEPDLVLVDSVPIKVETDMTSDWNISEHGNMISNSTSGSNITCPPLNHRGEMPTTSPCHLTQAHQANQAERSQQLGRASLGNTGNAPFRCISCGKVFFQMAHLKRHERVHTGEKPFGCVRCGKRFSHRHQLTNHVRVHTGEKPFRCIHCGRHFTQSSHMKRHLSIHTGQTRSHSCAGCGRWYTTQGSLIRHQRSGCSFGS comes from the exons ATGTCCTCTCCAATGTCTAACTTAGTTGATGTCCACGGTCAGATAGCCTCTATACTGGAGGTCTTGGCCAACGCAGCAGTGTCAGAAATTTGTAAAGTAGTGGATGATGGCTACGCAGTTTTGCGCCTTGAAATTTCGAAGAGTCAAAACGAGATCGACTCTCTGAAGAAAAAACTGCAAATGACGAAACTTCGTTGTCGGCGCGTATGCTCGGAGAGGCATGGAGCACAGGGATATGGTTTAGGAAGGTTGTCTTCACCTGCTGGTGTCCATATGCGGGGCAAAACATTCCACTCCATTCAAAGCTTCC AGAATAGCAATTCAATACCAGAAGTGGAACATGGTCCTGTGTCACAAAATCAGGATACCAGTCAGAAGCGGCCCTTGCACAGAAATCAAAATACTCATGGCCAgcagcaa TTAACAGGTGCAAGCAAAGAACTGGCAACAGTCAAGACTGAAGATAACACTGCAGATTATACCACATCGTGTCTATCAAGAG AAAATGTTGTGACCGATGACTACAATGAAGGCTGTGTCAATTCCTCCGAAGAAGTCAGGACGGAAGAGACAAGGCCCCTTCAGAAATCAGACTCCGACAAGACCAGTCACCCTCATCCTCAAGCCCACACTTTGAAGCAcaacagagaggcagagaggcaaACAGAAGATGATTCCCAGTTCAGGACTTGGCAAGAAGCTGGTCAGTTACTAGAAGATCCTTTAGCATGGGCCCAGGAACAGAGAAAGTCAGGTGCTAACACTAACATATCAAATGCAGATGTGGATCATGGGACTTTCTCCAGAAATAAGGGCACTTCTGAGAGTGCCACTAACTGTCTGCTCTCAGCTGGTTCCATAGACTGGGAGCCAGATCTGGTGCTTGTTGATTCAGTGCCCATTAAAGTGGAGACAGACATGACCTCAGACTGGAACATATCTGAGCATGGGAATATGATCAGTAACAGTACAAGTGGCTCCAATATAACATGCCCTCCCTTAAATCACAGAGGTGAAATGCCCACCACATCACCTTGCCACCTGACTCAAGCTCACCAGGCAAACCAGGCTGAGAGGTCCCAGCAGCTTGGCCGGGCTTCATTAGGGAACACTGGCAATGCCCCTTTTCGTTGCATATCGTGTGGGAAAGTCTTTTTCCAGATGGCGCACCTCAAGCGACACGAGCGCGTGCACACAGGTGAAAAGCCGTTTGGCTGCGTCCGCTGTGGAAAACGCTTCTCACACCGCCACCAGCTTACAAAccatgtgcgtgtgcacacgGGTGAGAAGCCCTTTCGCTGCATCCACTGCGGCCGCCACTTCACACAGTCCAGCCACATGAAGAGACATCTGAGCATCCATACGGGCCAGACACGATCCCACAGCTGCGCTGGCTGTGGGAGATGGTACACTACACAGGGCAGCCTCATCAGGCACCAAAGGTCAGGCTGTAGTTTTGGGAGCTAG